In Longimicrobium sp., the genomic stretch GCGCATGAATCCGCGTGAACGCGACTGCGGTGCTCCGCGCCCTCAGGATGACACCTGACTCGTTTCCGCAGGTTGAGCAACACCCTCTGAGGAATCCGTGTCCGCGTCTGCACCGAATCCTCCGAAGTCGCCGGATTCACGCCTCCAGCGGCACGGGCGCAGGCGTGGAGATGGCGATCCGGCGCGCGTGGCCGACGTTCAGCGCCAGCACGCTCGCGAGCAGGCAGAGCATCCCCGACGCGACGAAGGCCGCGTGGTAGTCGCCCATCCACGTGCGGACCGCGCCTGCGCCGCCCGCCGCGAACGCCGCGCCGAGCTGGTGGCCGGCCATGATCCACCCGAACATCACGCCCACGCTCTCGCGCCCGAACGCGTCGGCGGTGAGCCGCACGGTCGGCGGCACCGTCGCCACCCAGTCCAGCCCGTAGAAGAGCGCGAACACGGCCAGCGACGCGTGCGGCCCCACGAAGGCGTACGGGAGGAAGATCAGCGAGAGGCCGCGCAGCCCGTAGTACCAGGCCAGGAGCCGCCGGCTGTCCCAGCGATCCGAGAGCCAGCCGCTGAGCGTGGTCCCCAGCAGGTCGCAGATCCCCATCACCGCCAGCAGTCCGGCGGCCGCCACCTCGGGGATGCCATGGTCGTGCGCGGCGGGGATGAAGTGCGTCCCCACCAGCCCATTGGTGCTGGCGCCGCAGATGAAGAACGTGGCCGCCAGCAGCCAGAAGTCGCGCGAGCGCACCCCGCGCGCGAGCCCGGCCAGCGGCGCCGCGGCCGCGGGCGACGGCGCCGTCTCCGCATCGTCCGCCGCGCCGTACGGACGCAGCCCCACGTCGCGCGGCCGCTCGCGCACCAGCAGCAGGACCAGGGGGATGACGATCACCGCCGCGCCCGCCACCACCTCCACCGACGTCCGCCAGCCGCGGTGCTCGGCGATCCACGCCAGCGCGGGGAGGAAGACGAGCTGCCCCGTGGCCGTGCTCGCGGTCAGGATCCCCATCACCAGCCCGCGGCGATCGTGGAACCAGCGGTTCACCACCACGGCGCCCAGCACCAGCGCGCCCATCCCCGACCCCGCGCCGACGACCACGCCCCAGAGCAGCACCAGCTGCCACGGCCGCGTCATCAGCGTCGTGGCGCCCACGCCGGCGGCGAGCGCGAAGAGCGCCAGCAGCATGGTGCGCCGCACCCCTAGCCGCTCCATCAGCGCGGCGGCGAAGGGGCCCATCAGGCCGTACAGCACCAGGTTCACCGAGATGGCCAGCGAGATGGTGGCGCGCGTCCATCCGAACTCGCCCTCCAGCGGCACCATCAGCACGCCCGGCGTGGCCCGGATCCCCGCCGACACCAGCAGAACGGCGAACGTCACCGCCGCCACCACCCACGCATAGTGCACGCGCCCCGGCGGGCGCCCGATCGTCGTCGTCATCCCCCCTCCGCTCCCGTTCGTCTCCCATCGCCCGACATCACGGCCCGAAGTCTACATCCCCGGCACGAAACGGGAGAGTGGCCCGAAGGACAGTTTCGATTATATTCGGGCCATGAGCATCGAACCCCATCTCCCGACCTCCGGCGGCGCGGCGGAGCCCATCCACGTGGTGCTGCTGGTGCTGGACAGCATCGTGCCGTTCGACCTGGGCGTGGCCTGCCAGGTGTTCGGCTACGCGCGCCCCGACCTGGGCGCCATGCGCTACCGGATGACGCTCTGCGCGGCCGAGCCGGGCCCGGTGACGACGTCCGTGGGCTTCCCCGTCACCGTCGACCGCGGGCTCGACGCGCTGGAAGAGGCGCACACCATCATCGTCCCCGGCATCCGCGCGTACGACGCGCCCGCGCCGCCGGCGGTGGTGGACGCGCTGCGGGCGGCGCACGCGCGCGGGGCGCGGATCGCCAGCATCTGCACCGGCGCGTTCGTCCTGGCCGAGGCGGGGCTGCTGGACGGGCGCAAGGCGACCACGCACTGGAAGGACGCGGCGCTGCTGGCCGAGCGCTACCCCGAGGTGTGCGTGGACCCGCGCGTGCTGTACGTGGACGAGGGACAGGTGCTGACCAGCGCGGGGATCGCGGCGGGGATCGACCTGTGCCTGCACATCGTGCGGCGCGACTGGGGCGCCGAGGTGGCCAACGCGCTGGCGCGGCGGCTGGTGGTGCCGCCGCACCGCAGCGGCGGGCAGGCGCAGTTCGTGGAGGAGCCGGTGCCCGCGCGCCCAGCGGGAGGCCTGGAGCGCACGCGCACCTGGACGCTGGAGCACCTGGACCGGCGCGTGACGGTGGACGAGATGGCGCGCCACGCAGCGACGAGCCGCCGCAACTTCACCCGCCGCTTCCGCGCGGAGACGGGCACCAGCCCGCTGCAGTGGCTGCTGCAGCAGCGCGTCCTTCGCGCCCGCCGGCTGCTGGAGACCACGGAGATGTCGGTGGGGCGGATCGCCCTCGAGTGCGGCTTCGGCTCCGCGCTCTCGCTGCGCGACCACTTCACGCGCGAGGTGGGCGCCACGCCCGCCGCCTACCGCCGCGCCTTCGGCGTCCGCAGGGTGAGCGTGGTCGACGCAGCGGCTGCGTGATCAGGAATCCCAAGAAATCAGGCACACAGAGGCACGGAGTGACAGAGGCACAGAGAACCCATTGCGGTGCTCTGTGCCTCTGTGATCTCCGTGCCTCTGTGTGAAAGCGGGATCGCCAATACCCGAACGATCGCTCATCCGGAGTTCAATGGCGGCGGTGGATTGCCTTCTCTCGCTCCGCGTTGTTGACGGCGCCGCCGACCACCAGCCCCACCAGCGCCCCGACGACGGCGCCGACCGGCCCGCCGAGGGAGGCGCCGAGCATGGCTCCGCCGATCCCCACACCCACCAGCCGATCGAACGCCGCGTCCTCGCTGTACGCGTCCGGAGACGGGCGGGACGCGGAGGGACGCACCGGCGAAGCGGGGTACCGCGGCCGAGAGTTCTGCACGTGCCTCATGTGCGCCTCCTGGAGAGTGGGTAGCCACGTTGAAATCTAAGACTCCCTCCGCGAAATACGAAGCCCCTGCTTGCAACTATAATTGGCTTATAGAGCGCTTATCTGATCTGAATACCGCACCGAGGCGAAGAAACACTCTGTTACCCCCTAGCACAACATGGCGTATTGAGATATGCTTGTGCACGAAATCGGGCGTGAGGAGAGGATGATGTGACCCGTTCCGAGCGACGCACAGGTCCGCTCGCGGACACCAACCCTCTCCGCGCCTGCAACCCCGGCAAAGGAGCTCCCACCATGAAGCGATCCGTGCAGATCCTGAACCGCTGTCTCTTCGCGCTCGGCATCATCGGCAGCCTCACCTTCGGGGCCGCGGAAGCGTTCGGGTCCGCACGGACGGACAAGACCGCGGCCCGCCCTTGGTGCGAGCCCGTGCAGTGCAACGCGCAGTGCGGCGGCTACGGGATCTGCCAAGGCTTCCAGTGCCTCTGCTACTGAGATCGGCCTCGGCGTGATGGAGCCGGTCCGGGGTGTCCCGGACCGGCTCCCCGACTGTTTTCTCACCCGTTCAAGGACCCTCGGCGCGCTCGCGACCGCCGCTGCCCGCGCCGCGTAGCGCCCGCGCGCGGGGCGGTTATATTCGCCTCCACACAATCGCCCGCCGGGAACGGCGCGCGAGCGAGCGAACCCCTTCGCCGAGAGCACGGAGCCGGATGTCCGTCACCGAATACCTGCAGGGCCGGCGCGAGCAGAGCCTGGCCGAGCTGAACGAGCTGCTGCGCATCCCCAGCATCAGCGCCAAGAGCGAGCACCGCGGCGACACCGCCGCGGCCGCCGAGTGGCTGGCGAGCCGTATGCGCGCCGTGGGCCTCACCACCGTGGAGGTCGTCCCCACCGCGGGGCATCCCGTCGTCCTCGGCGAGTGGCGCGGCGCGGAGGGCGCGCCCACGCTCCTCGTCTACGGCCACTACGACGTGCAGCCGCCCGAGCCGCTCGACGAGTGGCTCACCCCGCCCTTCGAGCCCACGGTGCGCGACGGCAAGCTGTTCGCGCGCGGGTCGGTGGACGACAAGGGGCAGGTCTACCTCCACCTCAAGGCCGTCGAGGCGCACCTGGCCACCAACGGCTCGCTCCCCGTCAACGTGATCTTCTGCGTCGAGGGCGAGGAGGAGGTGGGATCCCCCCATCTGGCCGAGTTCCTGGCGGCCAACGCGGAGCGGCTGCGCTGCGACGCGGTGATGATCTCCGACACCACCATGTTTGCGCCCGGGCTGCCGTCCATCACCATCGGGCTGCGCGGGCTGGCGTACATGGAGGTGCGCGTGCAGGGCCCGTCGGTGGACCTGCACTCGGGCGTCTACGGCGGCGCGGTGGTCAACCCCGCCAACGCGCTGGCGAAGATCATCTCCCGACTGCACGACGAGCGCGGGCGGGTGGCCGTCCCCGGCTTCTACGACCGGGTGGTGGAGATCGAAGAGGCGGAGCGGCGGATGATCGCCGGGCTCCCGTTCGAGGAGGAGAATCTCCGCGAGGAGGTCGGCGCGCCGAAGCTGGGCGGCGAGCAGGGATACGGCCCGCTGGAGCGCGTGTGGGTGCGGCCCACGCTGGACGTGAACGGCCTGCTCAGCGGCTACACCGGCGAGGGCGCCAAGACCGTCCTCCCCGCGCGAGCGATGGCGAAGGTGTCGATGCGCCTCGTCCCCGACCAGGAGTACCACGAGATCGAGCGGCTCTTCACCGAGTACGTGAGGTCCATCGCCCCCGAGGGGGTCACGGTGGAGGTGGAGGCGCTGCACGGCGGCCAGCCCTGGTACGCGGCGCCGTCGGGCCCCGTCTTCGAAGCGGCACGCCGCGCGCTGGCGAAGGCGTACGGGCGCGAGCCGGTGACGATCCGCGAGGGCGGGTCGATCCCCATCGTCAAGGCGTTCGAGGACACGCTGCACGCGCCGGTGGTGCTGATCGGCTTCGGGCTCCCGGGCGAGAACGCGCACGCGCCCAACGAGTGGATGTCGGTGGAGAACTTCCACCGCGGCGCCGAGGCCATCGCCGCGCTGTACGACGAGCTGCGATGACGGAGACGCGGGACGCCGGGGCGCGCACGGTCGACGACGACGCGCGCGCCTTCGTGGCGGAGATGGAGGCGCGGCTGGCGCCGCTGATGCGCGAGTCGCACGTGGCCGGCTGGGACGCGGCCACCGGCGGCGGCGACGAGGCGCTGGAGCGCTCCGCGCGCGCCCGCGCCGCCGTGGCGATGGTGTACGCGGACGCGGAGGCCGCGCGGAAGGTGCGCGCGTGGCTGGAGGGCGGCGTGGGCGATCCCCTGCTCCGCCGCCAGCTCGTCCTGCTCGACCACGAGCTCACCCGCTGCCAGCTACCGCCAGAGACCATCGAGGACCTGGTGCGTCGCGGCACCGAGCTGGAGCACGTCTTCCACACCTTCCGCTCCACCTTCCGCGGCGAGCGCAAGTCGAACAACGAGCTGGTCGACGCGCTGCAGGAGACCACGGACTCGGGGGTGCGGCGCGAGGCGTGGGAGGCCGGGAAGGAGATCGGGCGCGAGGTGGCCGAGCCGCTGCGCGAGCTGGTCCGCCGCCGCAATGCGGCCGCGCGCTCGCTGGGCTTCGACCACTTCTACGCGATGGAGCTGCACCTCCAGGAGCTGGGCGAGGCGCGGCTGTTCGCGGTGCTCGACGAGTTCCGCGACCGCACCGACGAGCCCTTCCGCCGCTTCCGGGCGGAGATGGACGCGCGCATGGCGCGCCGCTTCGGCGTGCCCGCCGACGCGCTGCGCCCCTGGCACTGGGACGACTTCTTCGCGCAGGAGGCGCCGTCGGTGGCGGGGACGGTGGAGCTGGACGCCTACTTCCGCGACCTGGACCCCGTCGCCCTGGCCTCCGGCTTCTTCCGCGGGATCGATCTGCCGATCGACGAGGTGCTGGCGCGGAGCGACCTGTACGAGCGCGAGGGGAAGGACCAGCACGCCTTCTGCATCGACATGGACCGCGAGGGCGACGTCCGCGTGCTGTGCAACATGCGCCCGAACGAGAAGTGGACGGGCACGCTGCTGCACGAGCTGGGGCACGCCGCCTACGACCTCTACATCCCCGATCACCTCCCCTTCTTCCTGCGCACCATCGCCCACACGCTGAGCACCGAGGCCATCGCCATGTACATGGGGCGGCTCACGCGCGACCCGGCGTGGCTGCGCGAGGTGCCCGGCGCGGCGCTGACCGACGTGGAGGCCGCCGACGTCCGGGCCCAGCAGCGCGCGGCGATGCTCGTCTCCGCGCGATGGATCCTGGTGATGGCCTACTTCGAGCGCGAGTTGTACCGCGACCCCGATCGCGCCGACCTGGACTCGCTCTGGTGGGACCTGGTCGAGCGGCTGCAGTACATCCGCCGGCCGGACGGGCGGAGCGCGCCGGACTGGGCGAGCAAGATCCACCTCTCGCTTTCGCCCGTGTACTATCACAACTACCTGCTGGGCGAGCTGATGGCGTCGCAGATCTCCGCGCACGCGCGCCGCGGCATCGCCGAGGGACGCAGCATCGCCGGCGAGCCGCGGGTGGGCGGCTTCCTGCGCGAGCGGATCTTCGCCCCCGGCGCGTCGCTGGACTGGAACGAGCTCCTCGTCCACGCCACCGGCGAGGGGCTGTCCCCCCGCTACTTCGTGGAGGAGTTCGTCGGCGCCTGAACCGCCAAGCTTTTTTGATCACGCAGAGGCACAGAGATAAGGGAGAGGCACAGAGGCTCGCGGTGACGGAGCCCTCTGTGCCTCTCCCTTTCCTCTGTGTCCTCTGTGTGAAATTCTCTTGTCTTTTCACCAGCCACTGGTGTCGATGAGATCGGGATCGGCGCGGACGCGTGCGCGGGCGACGACGGCCTGGTGCGCGGCGGCGCTGTCGGCGCTGCCAGCGGCCTGCCAGGCGCGGGCGAGGAGCGCGTGCACCTCGGTGCGGTTGACGTAGAGGTTGCTGGCCTCGAGCGACCCGCGCAGCGCCGGCTGCAGGACGGCCACCGCCTCGCGCGGGCGGTTCATCCGCATCAGCACGCCGGCCAGCGCCACGTTCGTGCGCGTGTACCCCGCGTTGGGCGACACGATGGCCTGGCGGAGTTCGGCCGCCGCGCGGGGCCAGTCTCCCCGCGCGCGGTGGAGCAGCCCCAGCACGTGGTGATGCAGCCGGTGGTCGCGCGCCAGGTAGCTGCGCATCCCCCGCTCGCGCACGGTGTCGGCAAGGGCGCGCAGGTGCGCGGTGTCGTCCAGCGCCGCCAGCGCGTTGGCCTTGTGCGTGAGCGTCCACGTCTCCGCGCGCGCCACCCGCGAGGGCGCGTCGCCCGGCTCGCGGTTCCAGGCGATGGAGTCGAGGAGCGCGGCCGACTCGCGGAAGCGCCCCGTTTCGAACAGGATCTGCGCCTCGAGCAGAGCCACCGACGGCACCGCGCCGTGCGACCGCGGCGCGCTGCGGAAGGCGAGCCGCGCCTGCCGGGCCGCGTGGAGCGCGTCGCGCATCCTCCCCTGCTCGCGGCGCGAGATGGCCAGGTACCACCACGAGTCTACCACGCGCTCCTCGTCGCCCGCCTTCATCTGCTCGGCCAGCAGGCGGTCGGCCGCGTCGTACTCGCGGCGCAGGATGCGGTGCTGCGCCATCACCAGGATGGCGTTGGGCGTGAGCGCGGGGTTGTAGGTGCTGGCCTTCCCGTAGACCGCCATGGCCTCGTCGCCCGCGCCGGCCAGCTCCATCGTTTCGTACAGCGCGTTCCACGCGGGGGCCGAGCGCGGCTGCAGGCGCGTCCACTCCCGCGCCACGCGGTTCGCCGCCGGGATCGAGTCGGCGCTCTCGTACGCGCTGACGATCTGCCGCAGCGCGTTGCAGGCCATGCACCCCGCGCCCTCGCCCCGCAGCCCCTCGCCGTCCATCTCCACCACGCGGCGGAACCAGGGGACGGCGTCGAGCCAGCGCGCGTCGGCCAGCAGCGCCACGCCCACGTAGAAGGGGCCAGCGGCCTCCCGCGGATAGCGCACCGAAAGCGTCTCCGCCAGCGCCAGCAGCGTGGGCGACGAGGTGATGTTGGCGATCCCCGCGCGGATGATCAGGCGCTCGCGGTCGCTGGCCGTCTCCGCCAGCCGCAGCGCGCGCTCCTTGATCCCCGGCCCGCCGCGGACGAGCGCGATGTGGTACGCCGCCATCGCGAAGGCGCTGTCCTCCGCCAGCGCCGCGTCGAACATCCGCGCCGCGGTGGCAGGGTCGCCCTGCGTGTACGACTCCAGACCGCGCTCGTACAGCCGGTAGGCGATGGGCGACGACGTCGTCACGCCGCCGACGAAGTTGCCGGAGGGGAGGTCGCGCGCCAGCCGCCCGGCGCCGCTGTCCGCCAGGGCGACGGCGTCGGAGCCCTCCAGCCGGTACGCGGCGATCACCGCGCCGCTGCGCAGGTCCACGCGGCGGAGGTCCAGCCGCAGCCGCCCGCCCGCCAGCGAGTAGACGTCGCCCTCCACCAGCTGCGTGGCGCCGGCGGAGCGCGCCGCGGAGGCCAGCGCGGCGCCGGTCGTGTCGGTCGCCCCGCGCAACTCCTGGAAGAGCCGCGCACGGCTGACCACGCGCACGCCACCCCCGCGCGCCAGGTCCGTCGCCAGCAGGTCGGAGATCGGCGTCGCCACCGGCCCGCCCGTATACGAGCCGATGCGGCCGATGGCGAGCACCGGCTCGCCCGCCTCCTCCGCCCCGCGCGTCAGCCGCCACCCCGCGAGCAGCACGCCGACCACCGCCGCCGCGCCGGCGATGGCCCAGCGGGAGCGGGAGATGCGCGGCCATCGCGGCGCCGGCTCGTCCGCGGGAACCGACGCGATCGCCAGCGCCGGCACCGCATCCACGGGAGATGACGGCGGCTCCGCGACGGCGGTCGTGGAGGATCGGGAGACGTCGGGAGCCGCCGCGTCGTCATCTCCCTCGTCCGTCGATGACGCAGCGGCGGCGATGGCTGGGGATGCGGCGGCTCGGACGGGCTCCGGCTCGCTGCGCAGCCGCTCGGCGAGCGCCGTCACCTCCGGCGAGGGCGGCAGGCCGAGGTGCGCGTCGACCAGCGATTCGTAGATGCGCGCGTGCTGCAGCGCACCCGCTCGGTCGCCGGCGGCGTCGAGCGCGCGCATCAGGCGCACGGCCACGCGCGCGCTCAGCGGGTCCGCGCCGGCGAGACGGCGCCACCACGCGACGGCGGCGGTGTGGTCGCCCGCGCGCTCGCGCGCGCCGGCCAGCGACTCCAGCGCCTCGGCGTGGCGCAAAGCCAGCGCGGCGCGCTCGGTCTCGATCCAGCGGTCGAAGTCGTCGAGCCCGGGAACGCGGAAGCCGTCGAGGAACGGGCCGGCGTAGACCGCCGCGGCGCGCTCCGGATCGGCCGCCGCCAGCGCGGATTCGAAGTCGCCGACGTCGCTGCCGATCACCTCCGGGTTCAGCCGCAGGTCCTTCACCCCCAGGAACGGCTCCTCGCCCCCCAGGTCGCGGCGCAGCGCGTACAGCGCCTGCGCCAGCGCGCGGCGCCCGGCCTCGTCGGGGCTGTCGGGCCAGAGGAGCGCCAGCAGCTTGTCTCGCGTCACCCCTCGCTCGCCGGCACGCGCGAGCACCGCCAGCACCGCCAGGCGCCGCGGCTGGGCCGCCGCCCCGGCCAGCGGGCGGTCGCCGTCGCGCACCGCGAGCGCGCCGAAGGTGTGGATTCGCAGCATCTTGCGAAGTTCGCGAAGGCGGGTGACTTCCAGGTGATGGGGCGGTGATGCGGGGCCGGTAGCTTCCCTTCGACGACGGCGCGGACGTACGACGGGGCGCCGCGGAGAGATTCGGGGAAGCGCGGCCCGGCTCCCGATGCGGGATGGAGGGAGCGGCCTGGAGGATACCGAGGGGGAAAGCGCAGATGGACGGGACCGATTGGCGGGGTGGGCCGCCAGCGGGCGCTCTCCCCCTCGAACAATTTGTCCTCGTTTGTTTGCCGGGGCAACCCGGTAGACGGCGGGGGACAGGGGACAGCAAGACGACGGCGGGCGGGCGGCGACCCGTCCCGGCGAGGAAGGCGGTCCGGCGTGCCGGATCGCCTTTCTCGCGTCTACCCGGGAGACGTTCACCGAACGGAGATCGAATCCCTTCCGGAGGAGATGCGAGCGCGCTTATTTTGCGACACGAAGATCCTCCCGCCGCACCGCCTTCGATCCCACCACGCGGCCGGCAGCCGGCGAACCGCCCTTCATCTCCTACCTGGTTCTCTCCCATGGCAACGCTGAACGGCATCATCAAACCGGCCACCATCGGCCAGGTCGGGTTCGACACCGCGTCGACCGTCACCCAGAAGGCGCTGCAGGAGGCGCACAACCGCGGCTACACCTTCGCCATCCGCTACATCCGCCGGAAGGTGGCGCACGACGGCGACCTGAAGCACGACGAGGCGCAGATGATCCTCGATTCGGGGCTGTCGCTGATGGCCGTGCAGTACGTGGAGAGCGAGGAGAGCTGGGACGCCAACGCCACGAAGGGGACGCAGAACGGCAACACCGGCGTGGAATACGCGCAGTCCATCGGCCTTCCGCCGGGGATGAACGTCTGGTGCGACCTGGAGGGCGTTTCCACCAAGTGCCCGGCCGCCGACGTCGACGCATACTGCCGCGCCTGGTTCACGGCGGTATCCGGCGCCGGATACGTCCCCGGGCTGTACGTGGGCTTCCATCCGGGGCTGAACCCGCAGCAGCTCTTCAAGCTGCCGTTCACGCACTACTGGCGCTCGTTCAACCTGAACGACGACCAGGTGCCCGCCGTCCGCGGCACGCAGATGCGCCAGCGCAGCAAGAAGGCGCTCCCCGGTCTCGATCCCAGCACCTTCGACGAGGACGTGATCACCGGCGACAAGAAGGGCGGCGTTCCCCTCATGCTCTCGGCGCACTGAGCCGCCACCGGGCGCACACATTCTCAGCCCCGGCGGGGAGATCGTCTCCGCCGGGGCTGCGTCTCGTTTCCTGATCTCCAGAAGAACGGGATCACACGGAGGAAGCGGAGGGAACGGAGGACCACGACGAGTTCTCCGTTCCCTCCGTTTCCTCCGTGTGATCTCATATCTTTATTCGTTTCAATGACATAGCCGACGGGGGCGGAACACGTTCCCGCGATTCTTCATCATCCCCCTTGCACCTCACGTAACGTGAGGTATTAGCCTTCCGTCGTGGCCACGCAGACGCAGTTCAACCGAAGGAGGGGCGGGATGGCGCGGGACGGGTGGAAGGTGGGCGAGCTGGCGGGCGCCACGGGGCTGACCGTGCGCACGCTGCACCACTACGACGAGATCGGGCTGCTGCGGCCGTCGCGCCGCACGCCGTCCGGGCACCGGCTCTATGGCGACGGCGACGTTGCCCGGCTGCAGCAGGTGACGTCGCTGCGCGAGCTGGGCTTTCCGCTGGAGGAGATCCGCGCGCTGCTGGACCGGCGCGGGATCTCGCCGCGGGAGGTCGTCGGGCTCCACCTGGAACGCCTGCGCGAGCAGATCGAGCTCCAGCGCGCGCTCTGCGAGCGGCTGGAACGGATCGCCGCCCAGCTGGATCGCGCGGAGACGGTCTCCGCCGACGAGCTCATCCGAACCATCGAGGCAACGACCATGTACGACAACTACTTCACTCCCGAGCAGCGGGAGGAGCTGAAGGCCCGCGCCGCCGAGCTCGGCGACGACCGGATCCACGCCGTGGAGGGCGAATGGGAGCGGCTGATGGCCGAGGTGCGCGCGGAGATGGACCGCGGCACCGATCCCTCCGAGCCACGCGTGCAGGCCCTGGCGGCGCGCTGGATGGAGCTGGTGCGCGGCTTCACCGGGGGCAACCCGGAGATCCACGGCTCGCTCAACCGGATGTGGCAGCAGGAAACCACCATCCACGGCATCGACACGGCGCCGGTGCGCGAGATGATGGCCTACGTCCAGCGCGCGCTGGACGCGGGGAAGGCCTCGTAGCCGCACGCACGGTGGCGCGAACGAGCCCATCCACGTGACGGCGCCCCGGCGGGTTTCCCGCCGGGGCGCTCGTGCGTTCACCACTCGCGGATCAGGCCCAGCAGTCGGTGCCGCCGCAGGTGCCGCAGGTCCCGCCGCACGAAACCCACTCGGTGTCGCGCAGCACGGTGTCGTCCCACCCCGAAGGGTCGACCGTGGGCCGGTACACCGTGTCGTTCCACTCGGAGATGATCACCTCGTTGCCGCGTACGGTGCCGCTGCGGCTCAGGGTGCGCGGCATCGCCAGCGACTCCACGTTCAGCGCATCGAGGTTCAGCTTCAGCTTGGGACGAGGCATTCGGCTCCTCCGGGTGTTAGTGACAAAGGGACGGAAAATGATGTGAATAGACTCTCGTACGCGTCAAGAGGCCGGTGCGCGGTGTCACCCGGCTCACCAGATGTTTGTAGCCCCGGCGGGACAGCCATCCACTTCCACGTAAAGGTCGGAGGCTCGTAAGAGGTTCCGACGCAAGCGGATGCGCGATGGTGGCGAGAAGGCGCCGGAGTTGCCTTTCCGTCCGCCGCGCGAACGGCGCACGATCCTACTCCCCCACCGGACAGGCACATCCTCATGTTCAGCTTCCGACCCGCGGCCACGCTGGCGCTCGCCCTCACGCTCATGACCGCGGCGACGGCCGCGGCGCAGGACACCGCTTCCGTCACCGCTCCGAAGGAGGCACGGAACACCTTCTTCGTGGAGCTGCTCGGCAACGCGGGGATCTACTCGCTCAACTACGAGCGCTTCTTCACGCCGCAACTCGGGATTCGCGTGGGCGGGATGTACTTCGAGACGGTGGACGAGGGCGACCGCATCTCCGTCGCCCTCTTCCCGGTGATGGGTACCTGGCTGCTGGGCCAGGGGAACAGCCACTTCGAGGTGGGCGCCGGCGTCGGCTTCGGGACGGCGGGAATCGAGACGACCGACATCGGCGACGC encodes the following:
- a CDS encoding glycoside hydrolase domain-containing protein, translating into MATLNGIIKPATIGQVGFDTASTVTQKALQEAHNRGYTFAIRYIRRKVAHDGDLKHDEAQMILDSGLSLMAVQYVESEESWDANATKGTQNGNTGVEYAQSIGLPPGMNVWCDLEGVSTKCPAADVDAYCRAWFTAVSGAGYVPGLYVGFHPGLNPQQLFKLPFTHYWRSFNLNDDQVPAVRGTQMRQRSKKALPGLDPSTFDEDVITGDKKGGVPLMLSAH
- a CDS encoding MerR family transcriptional regulator; this encodes MARDGWKVGELAGATGLTVRTLHHYDEIGLLRPSRRTPSGHRLYGDGDVARLQQVTSLRELGFPLEEIRALLDRRGISPREVVGLHLERLREQIELQRALCERLERIAAQLDRAETVSADELIRTIEATTMYDNYFTPEQREELKARAAELGDDRIHAVEGEWERLMAEVRAEMDRGTDPSEPRVQALAARWMELVRGFTGGNPEIHGSLNRMWQQETTIHGIDTAPVREMMAYVQRALDAGKAS